TCCTGTCTTTTCATGTGGAACAATTGATTTTGCTTCACCGAATCCAGGAGCTCCTGGCTTGGTTCTAAGTACAATGCCTTTAGACAATTCTGCAATAACATCTCCAAGGCCTGTTCCAAGCTCAACTTCAGCCAGATGGGCATACTTTCCGCATTCCTCAATAGAGAGGCCCAAATCAAAGTGCTCATTAATGCAAATTGCAGTGCCAATGGCAGATGCAGCAGATGTTCCGAATCCGCATCCTATTGGAACCTGAATTGTCTGTTCAATAAGAATATTCTCCAGTTTGAACTTGGCCTCTTCATTATTAAGTTCCTTATCCATCAATTCAATTGTCTTTAGAAGGATAACTTCATTATACTCATCCTTCCTGCCGTTAATCAAAATGGAAAAGTCTCCATCATCACTTTTGCCAATTACAGTTATGACACCCTTATCCAAGAGCACTCCAGCCCCCAATGAGCCTTTCAACAATGGATCCTCATTGTCAAGAATGCTGAAAAATCCTGTGATGTGAGATGGAACAAATACTGAAATCATTTTAACACTTTCTGATTTGATGATTAATTAATAAAATAAGTTTATTAATTATAAGAATGAAAATTATAAATATCAATAGATTATTACGATTTGATTAATATAAATTATATTTTCAACATTTATAAAAGTTTATAATTTATAAAATATTCAACAATGAAAATAAAAATTTAAATCATTTTACTCAAGGGAGAGATATCATTGACTCACAAAAGAATTGATTTACATATGCACAGCCTATTCAGTGATGGAGAGCTTTTGCCATCTGAACTTGCAAGAAGAGCACTTGTTTTAGGACATGAGGCAATAGCCATTACAGATCATGTTGATTACTCAAACATCAATACCATTCCAGACATAAGCGAAGCGATTGAAGACATTAACAGCAACTGGGACATCACTGTTGTTTTAGGTGCTGAAATCACCCATGCACCGGTTGAATCCATTCCAGACCTTGCAGACAGGGCTAGAGAACTTGGT
The sequence above is drawn from the Methanobrevibacter sp. genome and encodes:
- a CDS encoding pantoate kinase — translated: MISVFVPSHITGFFSILDNEDPLLKGSLGAGVLLDKGVITVIGKSDDGDFSILINGRKDEYNEVILLKTIELMDKELNNEEAKFKLENILIEQTIQVPIGCGFGTSAASAIGTAICINEHFDLGLSIEECGKYAHLAEVELGTGLGDVIAELSKGIVLRTKPGAPGFGEAKSIVPHEKTGFGVFESLKSDFYVITKSLGEISTASIIQDPKHKKIITQVGLEIGEEFNRKEDGIVIGSKFKNRFNVAVDSEFNEEETIKKFMNSSLKFAKKTHLINDDLLKIIHKLHGRVLGSSMAMLGNTVFAIANEEQKLKLEAEYYNEFDFYKMDIEGIRINKDK